In the Solirubrobacterales bacterium genome, AACTTCGTGCCGCGCGACTTGAGCTCGTCAACGACACCGGTGATCGCGTCGAGGAAGTCCCCGCCGCGCGCGTCACAGACGATCGCCGCCATCTCGACCTTGCTGCCGGTGTGGGTGAAGAGCCCCGTCAGAGACGAGATCATCTCGGGCGGAAGGTTGTCCACGCAGAAGTAGCCGGCGTCTTCAAAGGTCGCCATAGCTTCGGACTTGCCTGCGCCAGACATCCCGGTGATGATCACCAGATCGCGAAGGTTGCCGGCGGGCGAGTTCTCACTCATTCAACGGCCACTCTAACGACCGGGTCAGCGCGTCTTGTTGAGCTGATGGAAGATCTGCCTGCCGACCTTCTGCGGCAGTCCGGGAACGGACTCCAGCTCGTCGCGCGTTGCCGCCACCACGCCGTCCGGCGAACCGAAGTGTTCGAGCAGCAGCTTCTTGCGCGCCGGGCCGATCCCGGCGAGGTCGTCAAAGACCGACGCAGTCATCGCCTTGTCGCGTCGTTCGCGGTGGAAAGTGATCGCAAAGCGGTGGGCCTCGTCGCGGATCCGCTGCATGATCTTGAGGCCGGGGTCGTCCTTGTCAAGGATCACCGGGTGCTTCTTTCCGGGCACGAAGATCTCTTCCTCGCGCTTCGCGAGCGAAACCACCGGCACGCCTTCCTTGCGGAACTCCTCGAGCTCTTTGATCGCGCTCGAGAGCTGGCCCTTGCCGCCGTCGATCACGATCAGGCCGGGAAGGGACGCGAATGACTCGTCGTAGTCGTCGTCGTGCGGGGATATCTCCCTCTGCTTCAGGTACTGCGCCATGCGGCGGCGAAGGACCTCGCCCATCGAGGCGAAGTCGTCCTGCTTTCCATCGAGCTCCTTGACCTTGAAGCGCCGGTAGTCGGCCTTGTGCGGGTTGCCGTCGCGGAACACGACCATCGAGGCGACGACGTTGGTCGGGCCGAGGTTCGAGATGTCAAAGCACTCGATGCGGACGGGCGGGATCTCAAGGTCCAGCGCCTGGCGCAGATTCTCGAGCCCCTCGCGGCGCGACCTTCGCGCGCGTTCGGTGCGGCTCCTCTCGCGCTCGAGCGCCAGCTTGGCGTTGCGCTCGGCGAGCTCGTAGAGCTTGCGCTTCTCTCCGCGCTCGGCGGATCGAAGCTCGACGCTGGAGCCTCGCCTCGACTTGAGCAGGCCCGTGATTGCATCGACGTCCACGCTTGATTCGAATTCGCGCGCAACGATCACCTGCGGCGGCACGGCACCGCCAGATGTGTAGTACTGCGCGATGAACTCCTCGGTGACCTCGTTGTCACTGACCTCGCCAATGTTGTCGAGGTGGAAGCTCTTGCGGTCGGCGAGGATCCCGTCGCGGACTTGGAAGACCTGGGCGTTTGCCTCGCTGCCATCTGTCGCGATGGCGACGAGGTCAACCATCCCTAGTGAGGACGTGTCGAGGCGATTGCGATCGATCGAGTCCTTGACCGCAGCGATGCGGTTCCTGTACACGGCCGCCTCTTCATACTCGCGGCGCTCTGCCGCGTCCTTCATGCGCTCATCCAGCTCTGCTTGGACCTCGCGGAAGTTGCCGGCGAGAAAGCCTTCGATCCGCCCGATGTTCGCCCGGTAGTCCTCTTTTGAGATGTAATCGACGCACGGCGCCTGACAGCGCTTGATGAAGTAGTCAAGGCATGGATTGCCCGACTGGCGACCGGGCTGCGGCCCCTCGCATGTGCGGTACTGGAAGATCTTGCCGAGCAGTTCGATCAGGTTGCGTGCGCGGCGCGCATCGCTGTAGGGCCCGAAATACTTGCGCCCGTGTTTGTGCTTTTCGCGCGTGAAGTAGACGCGTGGGTAGTCCTCGTCGAGCGAGATCGCGATGAACGGGTATGTCTTGTCGTCACGCATCAGCACGTTGAAGCGCGGGCGGTACTGGCGGATGAACTGCTGCTCGGTGATCAACGCCTCTGAGGGGTCGCGCGTGACGACGCACTCGATCCGCTCTGTCATGGCGATCATCTCAACTGCCTTGCCTTCGGGCGTAGAGAAGTGCGAGCTGACGCGGCTTTTGATCGAAGTGGCCTTGCCGACGTAGACGACCGTGCCTTCGGCGTCGTGGAAGAGGTAGACGCCGGGCTGATCGGGCAACTCGCGGCGCTCGTCGATCAGCTTGCCCCGAAAGGGGTTGTGGCGCTGCGGCTTCTTCTTGGGCTGCTTCTTCTGGCTGGCTGCTTCGGGCACTCATGGAGATTAAGGCTCAGCCCTCCTGGCGAAGCCGTCAGCGGACCAGAGCGACGGTCGCGGTGAATCCCATGCCTGCGAAAGCAGGGTCGTCCAGCGACGCTCCGGCACCCTTCATCAGGCCAATGATCTTCGCGACGTAGGCCTGAGTTTCTGAGTACGGCGGAATTCCGTCGTATTTCTGAATCGCTTCCGGGCCAGCGTTGTAGGCGGCCAGCCCCTCTGGAATCGATTCGAACTGCTTGATCAGCTGAGACATCAACTTTGCTTGCGCGAAAATCGATGCACGCGGATCGAATGGGTCGGTCAGCCCCATCGAACGAGCGGTGCCCGGCACGAACTGCGCGATGCCTTGGGCGCCCGCAGGCGATACTGAGTTCGCATTGAAATCCGATTCCGCCTTCAGCTGAGCGGCGAGCA is a window encoding:
- a CDS encoding RNase adaptor protein RapZ, with translation MSENSPAGNLRDLVIITGMSGAGKSEAMATFEDAGYFCVDNLPPEMISSLTGLFTHTGSKVEMAAIVCDARGGDFLDAITGVVDELKSRGTK
- the uvrC gene encoding excinuclease ABC subunit UvrC codes for the protein MPEAASQKKQPKKKPQRHNPFRGKLIDERRELPDQPGVYLFHDAEGTVVYVGKATSIKSRVSSHFSTPEGKAVEMIAMTERIECVVTRDPSEALITEQQFIRQYRPRFNVLMRDDKTYPFIAISLDEDYPRVYFTREKHKHGRKYFGPYSDARRARNLIELLGKIFQYRTCEGPQPGRQSGNPCLDYFIKRCQAPCVDYISKEDYRANIGRIEGFLAGNFREVQAELDERMKDAAERREYEEAAVYRNRIAAVKDSIDRNRLDTSSLGMVDLVAIATDGSEANAQVFQVRDGILADRKSFHLDNIGEVSDNEVTEEFIAQYYTSGGAVPPQVIVAREFESSVDVDAITGLLKSRRGSSVELRSAERGEKRKLYELAERNAKLALERERSRTERARRSRREGLENLRQALDLEIPPVRIECFDISNLGPTNVVASMVVFRDGNPHKADYRRFKVKELDGKQDDFASMGEVLRRRMAQYLKQREISPHDDDYDESFASLPGLIVIDGGKGQLSSAIKELEEFRKEGVPVVSLAKREEEIFVPGKKHPVILDKDDPGLKIMQRIRDEAHRFAITFHRERRDKAMTASVFDDLAGIGPARKKLLLEHFGSPDGVVAATRDELESVPGLPQKVGRQIFHQLNKTR